The genomic region ATTATAGAACACAGTAAAAGGGCTGTTGTTTGCAGCTGCATGGGCAGCAATAGCTAATACGCCAATATGCATACTATCACTGGACAAAACCGATGATGATAAATTTGCTGGTTGTCTGTTAGCTCGTCTAATACCCAAAAGAAGCTTTTGTTTTTCATCCCTGTTGTTATATAATTATAGATTAAGCTACTGAGTGTACTTAACGCATATATCAATTATAATACATAAAAACAGTGGATTACCTAATAAACAAGATCAAGTCTCCTGCAAAAAGCCTCTTCCCACTAACAAAGAGACTCCAACTGGTTGTAAGCAAGTGACGTTTTGGTTGACCTGAATTTTgaagaatgatttggtttcagTATTTCTTTAGTGTGTTTTATCACATACACTATTGATGGATCACCTTGCTTTAAAAAAAACAAGCTCGACTCACCATGATAGATATGGCGAAACGTCCACACATTGTCGTGTAAATCTCTGGCCACAAGCTCTTGTGCAGGCGACTGCAAAGAAAATCCTATggaaaaataaagaaaaattgACTGTCATCACATAAAACATCGATGGGACAAAAACTGTTTTAGGTTGACAAAAACTTTTGACCTACCCGAAAAGTTGACCTTTTTGACCCATTTTGCCACATGTACTCACAAGTTGTAGGAAGATCTTTTCAGCGGCCCGACGAGGAATCGAAAATCCTCCATGAGTGCTTGTATCACTTGCGATCaaagttttgcaaaaaaaaaatttgtttatGGCTTGTGTACTTTCATTAGCATATCTGACCTCAATAATGCTTCTCTATCAAGCTgctaataaatataaataattatgtaTTTTAATCAATATGATtttgtattatattttattttcataACTAATGCTCATCAATTAAAACCACTGTTGTTGATACCTCTGTTGATACAGTGGTTGATGCATcttttgactttggtcaacagatggatgaaaacagatgtttgaaaccactgttgggttaaaacagtgttttgtggagaaaacagtggttgatttttttgcaaacagtggtttgactttggttAAACAGACTTTGGTCAAAACAGACTTTTGAACTACTAAGAATCACAGCTTTgcaaacagtggtttgactttggtcaaacagactttttttgcaaacagtggtttgactttggtcaaacagtggTTAGGGTTTTAGTACCAATGTTTCTAATCTTTGACTGTTACTTTAGTAATTTATGTTTTGTGTTAGTGTTGGTTTCATTGTGTATTTTGCTTGATTTTTCCCAATTTTATCTTTAcattgtggggggggggggatattccacggtcctcccaatcgccgaggtgatcccacctcgcagaccgccacccagcaagcctgagtctgggggtaaatccgctaccgtaggagcattgggaacgagcaagactcgaacccaccacctccgggttagaatgcgggctggtggccattgggctgacacccaatcGTTTTGTGTGTAGAtattcaaaaaaaatttaaaatgttGTAACCCGATTATATAGCAAGAAGTTAGTGTAAAAAGGCTAATATGATCATGAAGAAGTTGGTTATTGCAACATCATGTGTCAATAATTGTGTCTCATTTAATTATGGAAAAAGTATAGAATAAGGCATCAAAACAAGGAAATCAACCAAGCCCCCGTGCTCTTAACAGACCGACAACACAAATTAAAAATCCGCCTAGACGCAAAACTATTGTCACTTTTGATACTCGTGATGCTTGAATCTTCAAAACTTTGTGAGTCTTAATGCTATGATACTTGATTCTTAAATTTAGATTCTTAATACTTGAATCTTTATTCTTGATACTTAGtgaaactatgattcttgatatttaattctagattcttgactcttgatacttgatacttggaagctatattcttgattcttgatactttggtgcttgactcttgagactcgtgaaacttgagacttggttgaacgagagactggagtcttgtcactggtggaaactatgaaacttggaaacttttgtgttaatgaTATAATCTGGTCATGTGATTCTACTGAGGTTATACCTAATGATCACTTAGGTTGGTTAGTTATTCATTAAGTCGTTATTATGCCcattaaaaatgaccaaaatgccctttttgagCATAAATTCATATTTTGCATATGTGAtcaaatttttgacatctaaactgatttagtaacatatttaaacataacTGGGCATATAAGACCTAACATAGGACATAGATAACCATCCGACcttagttttacgcaaacgacacgttaaagtagcttaAACTATCTTAACAAGTcgaaatgggtcaaaagcacttaggataactttctaatcagaatgttaagtctattaaatcatgccatatgagttccaatactcatttaaTTTagagaacttcattctatcctatctcccgatttataATCCGATTATTAACGTAGTTAcatatattaggtgtcgtttgattccgtgatccttgAAGTTTTATTTGGTCTTAATTTCAAGACTaataagcaatcccaagtgactacacagtcccctcttttactgctttcaattattttggggtgaaacacttGTGCTTacatgttactttcgtgcttttcatgcttttatgacatatacttgctatgtttagttagtacacatatagtacatgatttcaattatgttttgctgtgtatgttgactgagcatgctagcacattgatttcatagacacttttgttgcatatgtttactcagcatatggacacattgatttacattacatttttgctatgtatgtttactgagcatgctagcacattgatttcatggacatttctacttcgtatgtttacttagcatacttagtacatggttttcacatagcatgcttacattggttatgacatttagtatgtttaacgggacaataatacattcattaacattgatcacgccgctcggtagtatgtaatggtaccataggacttgacaaatcccgttcccgacttcctaggtttgtttggaagtagggaatgacagaatccgatataGATAattgataaacctttaattcgtttaagggtttatgcgacagtctcaaggcttgaatgtatgcgataaacattactgcatagatgtttgtaatcataaagcattgttttctgcaaaacataacctttgatttaaacttaggtttattcaaaaacattgttttgtacattttacatATGGGGTTGAGTAAATACTTTTATTCACCATACGTGACATTTGTCATTATACATATGGTATGAGTAGATACTTTTTACTTGCCATACATAACATATGAGTATACaagacatgatttacatttgacatttGAACATcgtttacacataaacattttgacatttgtttaaacaagacattttgggtggttattgataagtgatttaCATAACGAGGcgatgtgtaatatgataaaagcatggtggatacgccactggtacttcctatatataagtgcttctatgatatcacatatcgtagcgttatttaaaccactTCGACAAAGACATGATACATTTTACACAAAGACACGAAATTGTGTTACAAatgacatattttatacaaat from Helianthus annuus cultivar XRQ/B chromosome 10, HanXRQr2.0-SUNRISE, whole genome shotgun sequence harbors:
- the LOC118482628 gene encoding auxin response factor 19-like: MHQPLYQQRYANESTQAINKFFFCKTLIASDTSTHGGFSIPRRAAEKIFLQLSIFLYFSIGFSLQSPAQELVARDLHDNVWTFRHIYHGQPKRHLLTTSWSLFVSGKRLFAGDLILFIRDEKQKLLLGIRRANRQPANLSSSVLSSDSMHIGVLAIAAHAAANNSPFTVFYNPR